In Tepidimicrobium xylanilyticum, the DNA window TCTACTACTTGTGTATTTATTTTATATCTTTACATTGAAAAAGTAACTAGTATATCATCGTGTAATAATATAAAATATTATAAAAAGGAGGGAGAACTTATGAGTATTTTAACTAGATTTAAAGATATTATGGCAAGTAATATCAATGCATTATTAGATAAAGCTGAAGATCCAGAGAAGATGATAGACCAGATTTTAAGAAATCTTAATAAGGATTTAGGCAGTGTAAAGGCTGAAACAGCTTCTATAATGGCAGAAGAACAAAGGGCTAAAAGGGAATTAGAAGAGTGTAGAGCTGAAATGGACAAGATGGAAAAATACGCAATAAAAGCACTGGAAGCTAATAACGAGAATGATGCCAGAAAGTTTTTAGAAAGAAAGGCTTCTTTAGCAAAGAAGGAATTAGAACTACAAGAAGCATACAAATTAAGCCAAGATAATGTTACGAGAATGCGAGAAATGCATGATAAACTGGTTAAAGATATTGAAGAATTAGAATCAAGGAAGGCAATTTTGAAGGGCAAGATGGCGGTAGCTAAGGCTCAGGAAAGGATTAATAAAATAGGTTCCTCCGTCACCTCTGCTAGTAGGTCAATATCTGCCTTTGAAAGAATGGAGGAAAAGGTAAATAGGGCTTTAGATGAAGCCAATGCTATGGCTGAATTGAATTCAGGACCAAAAGACGATATAAAGGACTTAATAGCTAAATATGACAATACTGAAATAGATGTGGAAGATGAGCTGGCTGAACTTAAAAAAAGATTGAATAAGCAATAGTAAAAGCTGTAGCTTAAGCTACGGCTTTCATGTTGGCAGAGTATATCGTATGAGGTGGTAATATGGTTATACATTATAAATGTCCTAATTGTGGCTCAGATATGGCCTTTGATAGCGAATCTGGAACATTGAGCTGTGATAGTTGTGAAAGAAAGGATAGAATCGAAGAATTTCCCACTGAATATATTAGAACTAGTTTTTCAGAAGGTGAAGCTAAAGAATACCATTGTAAAAATTGTGGTGCAGCTCTTATTACCGATAAAGATACTTCCGCAACAACCTGTAGTTTTTGTGGAACGGGGGTTGTCCTTCTAGATAGACTCTCAGGGGTTTTAGCACCGTCTAAAGTAATTCCTTTTACCATTAGTAAAGAAAAGGCCATGAATGCATTTAGAGCTTGGTGTAGAAATGGTTTACTTACTCCTAAAGGCTTTATGACAGCTGAAAGGATTAAAGGGATAACTGGAATGTATGTACCCTTTTGGCTATATGACCTGAATTGTAGAGCTCAAGTACAAGCCCTATGTACAAAGGTAAGAACCTATACTAGAGGAGATTATATCTATACTGAGACCAGTTATTATGATGTATATAGAGATATAAATATAGATTATAAAAAGGTTCCTGTAGATGCATCGGAAAAGATGACAGATGAATTGATGGACAAATTAGAGCCCTATAATTATGACCAGTTAAAGGAATTCAATACCCCTTATCTGGCTGGATATATTGCGGAAAAATATAGTTACGATGATGATGAATTGCTTCCTAGGGCTAAATCTAAAATAAAAGGATATGTGGAATCCTTTATAAGCTCTACTATAGTCGGTTATTCAACGGTGAATTATACGAGGAAGGATATAGATACCCGTAAAAGGAATGCTTATTATACTCTTCTTCCCGTTTGGATGGTCTACTATGATTATAATAATAAAGAATACATCTTCGCCATGAACGGTCAGACAGGGAAGGTCGTTGGGAAACCTCCCATTAGCTATGCTAAAGTGGCTTCTTGGTTTGGCGGTATTGCAGGTAGCGTCTTTATAATTTTAAAGATGATTGCATTAATTATGGGAGGAGGACTATGATGAGAAGTAAAATATATTTAAAGTTGATTTTATTTGTAGCGCTTATTTTCACAATAACTGTGAGTTCCCAGGCAGGTGCTTTCCATACCAAACGAAGAATTTATGATTTTGCGGGGCTTTTGAATGGAGAAGAAATAGAAGAGCTTGAGAGCATATCTGAGAAGTATAGTGCTAAAAGGGAAACTGACTTTATAATATTGACCTACTCAGATCCAAAAGGGAAGGATATTGTAGAATATATGCAGGATTTCTATGATGAAGAAGCTCTGGGATACGACAAACCCCATGGTAATGCTGCCATATTGACAGTCGATATGAAGAATAGGGAGGTCTATTTAGCAGGTTTTTATAAGGGAGAAAAGTATCTGGATGATTATAGATTGGACTTGATTAGAGATAAAATTACATCTGATTTATCGAGAGGAGATTATTTTAATGCTTTCCATACATTTATCAAAACCTCATATAAGTACATGGGGATAAGACCGGGGGTGAATCCTAATAATATACTATTTAATCTGTGGTTTCAGATAGCAGCATCACTTGGCATAGCAGGAATAGCGGTAGGCATTATGGCTTTAAATTCAGGAGGGAGAATTACTGTAAATGCAGCTACTTATCAAGATAGTGTCAATACCAGAGTTATTGACAGAAGGGATGTCCATTTAAGGACTACAGTGACAAAACGGAGGAAACCATCAAATAATAAGTCTAACAGCGGTGGAGGTAGTGGTGGTATAAGAAGCGGTGGTGGAGTCACTAAAGGAGGGCACTCCCACAGCGGTAGCAGGGGTAAGTTCTAATATAGTATTGATAAAAGAAAGGATGATAAGATATGGTTTTTTTTAGGAAACAATTTGCCAATGTAGTAGAATGGGAAGAATTTAGGGATGACATGATATTTTGGAAATGGACCAATAGAGAGATTAAAAAGGGAAGTAAATTAATAATTCGTCCAGGGCAGGATGCCATATTTTTATTTAATGGTAAAATTGAAGGTATATTTAAGGATGAGGGAGAATACGATATTGAATCTCAGATCATACCTTTTTTATCTACTTTAAAGGGTTTTAAATTTGGATTTAATACTGGAATGAGGGCAGAAGTATTATTCGTAAATACCAAAGAATTTATTGTTAAATGGGGTACTAAAAATGCAATCAATATACCTACCCTAGGCTTACCAGGTGGTTTACCTATTCGTGCCAATGGAACTTTTACTTTTAAAGTAAATGACTATATTGCTTTAATTGATAAAATTGCTGGTGTAAGGAATAGTTATCTGGTGGAAGATGTTAAGTTAAGAATTACAGCCATTCTTGATCAACTATTGATGAAATGGATAACTAAAGAAGGCAAGGATATGTTCAACCTTCAAGCCAATGCCTTCGATATAGGAAAAGGTATCAAGGAAGATTTGGATATGGAAGTTTTAGACGATGGATTAACTATAACAGGATTTAATATAATTAGCTTTAGTTATCCTGAAGAGATTCAAGAGATGATAAACAAAACTGCTTCACATAATATGGTAGGGGATATAAATAGATATCAGCAGATATCTATGGTAGAAGGTATATCTTCTGGGAAGGTAAAAGGCGGTGGAGCTGCTTCTGACATGGCAGGAATGATGATAGGAATGAATGTAGCCAAAGAGTTGATGGAAAATATGAATAAAGGCGAGAAGGAACAAGTTAAAGAAAAACCCAATTTTTGTCCTAACTGTGGTCAAAAAACTGGTGAGGGGAATTTCTGTTCCAATTGTGGTAAGAAATTGGTGTAAGTATGTGATATAATATATATAATGAGAATCAATTTCAAAGAAAATCAATTTATTAACGAAATTTGTTTTATATAATTAACTATGCTATAATTCACTTAATCTTAATATTATGTAAATATGATAGTTACTATCCATTAAAAAGAACAAGGGGGTAAAGCAGTTTAACTGCGCTGACATGATAAAGTTTCGTTTAGGCTTAGATGTAGGCTCTACTACCGTTAAATTGGTAGCTTTGAATTCGTCCTATGATATAGTATATAGCGTTTATAAAAGGCATTATTCCGATGTGAAAAATAGCGTAAAAGATGTCATATTTGATGCCTATAAGAGATTTAAAAATGAAGCAATAACCATTATGGTAACGGGTTCTGGTGGGCTTTCTGTCCATAAATGGTTGAATATTCCCTTTATACAAGAGGTAGTTGCATCTACAACAGGCATTAAAAAGTTTATACCGGAAACGGATGTGGCCATTGAATTAGGCGGGGAAGATGCAAAGATAACTTACTTAGATGGTAATGTGGAACAGAGAATGAATAGTATTTGTGCGGGTGGGACTGGTGCCTTTATAGATCAAATGGCATCCTTAATCGAAACGGATGCAGAAGGTTTAAATGGATTAGCTAAAAACTACAATACTATATATTCCATTGCATCTAGATGTGGAGTGTTTGCAAAGACAGACGTTCAAGCTTTGATCAATCAAGGAGTTTCTAAAGAAGATATAGCAGCTTCCATATTCCAATCGGTAGTCAATCAGACTATATCTAATTTAGCTTGTGGTAGACCTATTAAAGGGAGAGTAGCTTTTTTGGGAGGACCTTTGCATTTCCTATCTGAATTGAGAAAGAGATATATTGAAACATTGGAATTAAGGGAAGACGAGGTAATTTTTCCTGAAAATTCTCAGCTATTTGTAGCTATAGGGGCAGCTATAGCTTCAGAAGAGGAAAAGCCCATTAGCTTTGAAGAACTTAAGGATAGAGTATTAGATGATAAAGTGGTTATAGAATCGGAAATAAAGAAATTACGACCCCTTTTTTTAGATGGAGAGGAATTAGAAGAATTTAAGAAAGAGCATATTACTCATAAGATGAAGTATATGGATATTAGTGAGCATAGGGGAAAATGCTTCCTTGGAATAGATGCTGGTTCTACCACCACTAAGGCTATCTTAATAGATGAAGACAATAATATTCTCTACTCTTACTATGGCAATAATAAGGGAAAACCCTTAGATTTAACGGCGAAGATTCTTAATGAGATATATGATAAACTCCCTGAGGGAGAGAGAATTACCTACTCTGCTGTAACAGGCTATGGGGAGGATTTCATAAAAGCCGCTTTAGGGATAGATATAGGCGAAGTAGAAACCATGGCCCATTATAAAGCAGCTCTTTTCTTTGAACCAAAAGTAGATTTCATTTTGGATATTGGCGGGCAGGATATGAAATGTTTGAGGATAAAGGATGGTGTGATCGATAGCATACTATTAAATGAGGCTTGTTCTTCAGGTTGTGGTTCCTTCTTAGAAACCTTTGCTCATTCATTAAATATGTCTGTTGAGGATTTTTTAAATGAAGGATTATTAGCTAAAAATCCCGTAGATTTAGGGTCTCGTTGTACCGTATTTATGAATTCAAAAGTGAAGCAGGCCCAGAAGGAAGGGGCCACTGTAGGGGACATTGCAGCAGGTCTTTCCTACTCTGTAATCAAGAATGCAATCCAGAAAGTAATTAAGATAAGAGATCCTGAGGAGTTAGGAGAGCATATAGTAGTTCAAGGGGGAACCTTTTACGGAGATGCAATTGTACGCGCTTTTGAACTTATTTCAAATAGGAAGGTAATAAGACCAGATATACCAGGTTTAATGGGAGCTCTAGGAGCTGCTTTGATTGCTAAAGAAAGGTATGAAGAAGGAAAAGAGTCTACCATTTTATTAAAGGACCAATTAAATGGATTTAGCTATAGGACTAAGACTGCTAATTGTGGAAGATGTGGGAATAACTGTTCATTAACTATAAATATCTTTTCCGATGGCAGTAGATATATTACTGGTAATAGATGTGAAAAAGGTTTAGGAATTATAAAGAGCGATGAAGAAATACCAAATCTATTTGAATATAAGTACAAGAGAACTTTTGGCTATAAATCTCTATCAAAGGAAGAAGCTAAACGGGGTATAGTAGGAATTCCAAGGGTTCTCAATATGTATGAAAATTATCCATTTTGGCATACTTTTTTTACCGATCTAGGGTTTAGAGTAGTTTTATCTACCGAATCCAATAGAGGAGTTTATGAAAAGGGTATAGCTTCTATTCCAAGTGAAACTGCTTGTTATCCTGCAAAAATCACCCATGGCCATATAATGAATTTAATTGAGAAGGATATAGATTTTATTTTCTACCCGGCTATATTCTATGAACAAAAAGAGGATAGGGGAGTAGATAATCATTTAAACTGTCCAGTAGTTATAGGCTATTCCGAAGTTATTAAACATAATGTAGATGAAATAATGAAAGGGGATGTTCTATTTTTAAATCCATTCCTGTCCTTTGATAGCAAGTCGGGATTAAAGAAGAGGTTGAAAGAGGAGCTAAGTATGTTCGATATTCCTTCTCGGGAGATTAATAGGGCAGTAGATAAGGCTTGGAATGAAATGCTAGCCTATAAAAAGGATATAGAGAAAAAGGGAGAAGAAACCATAGAGCTGATTAGGAAAAAAGGGATAAAGGGGATAGTATTGGCTGGAAGGCCTTATCACATAGATCCGGAAATTAATCATGGTATTCCAGAACTGATTACCTCTTTAGGAATGGCGGTGTTAACAGAAGATTCTATAGCCCATTTAGCTCAGGTGGAAAGACCTTTGAGGGTATTAGATCAATGGGTTTACCATTCAAGGCTATACAGGGCAGCCTCCTTCGTATCAACCCAGGATAATTTAGAGCTTATTCAATTGAATTCCTTTGGATGTGGACTAGATGCAGTTACAACAGATCAGGTAGAAGAAATTTTACAAGGAAATGGCAAAATATATACTGTATTGAAAATAGACGAGGTTAGCAACCTTGGGGCTGCTAAAATCCGAATTAGATCCTTGTATGCAGCCTTAGAGGAAAGGGGCAAGATTGTTTCTACTGTAGATAAAAAATATAAGCCCATTGAGAAGCTACCTTTTACTAAAGAAATGAGAAAGACTCACACTATATTAGCTCCCCAGATGGCGCCCATCCATTTTGGAATATTACAGGAAGCTTTAAATTCTTGTGGATATAATATTGAGTTTTTACCTACGGCAGATCCAAAAGCTGTAGATGAAGGATTAAAATATGTGAATAATGATGCTTGTTATCCTTCAATAATAACTGTAGGCCAGTTCATAGCTGCTTTAAAATCTGGGAAATACGATTCAAACAATGTATCCCTTTTAATGACTCAAACGGGAGGAGTTTGCAGGGCTTCTAATTATGTTGGCTTTATAAGGAAGGCATTAAAGGATGCAGGATTTGGTCATGTGCCAGTAATAGCAATTTCAGCCCAAGGTATTGAAACTAATCCAGGCTTTACCTACTCCTTGGGAATGTTAAGAAAGGGCATAATGGCTATATTATATGGGGACCTAATAATGAGACTATTATATAAAGTAAGGCCCTATGAAAAGATTAAAGGTTCCGCCAATATATTAGCCAAACATTGGATAGAAAAATGTTCAGAAGCTGTAAAAATAGGAGATAAAGAGGAATACGTAAAGAATATTAATCAGATGGTTAAGGATTTTGATGAATTGGAGATAGATGAAAATCTAATAAAGCCTAAGGTGGGAATAGTAGGGGAAATATTGGTAAAATATCATCCAATGGCTAATAACAATTTAGTAGATTTATTGGAATCTGAAGGAGCAGAGGTAGTTGTTCCGGATTTAACGGATTTTCTAATCTATTCCAGCTATAATACTACATTTAAATATAAATACCTATCAAAAGGGCTATTGTCTAAAATAGGCGGAGATATGGTAATAAAATATATTGAACGTTATAGAAGACCTATTAGAGAAGCTTTAAGGAATTCAAATAGGTTTGATGAACCTTCAACTGTGGAGGAATTGGTTAGGGAAGCTGAGAGGTTGGTTTCTATAGGTAATCAATATGGAGAAGGATGGCTTCTTACTGCTGAAATGCTAGAGCTTATTCAAATGGGAGCAGAAAACATAGTTTGTACTCAGCCATTTGGGTGTCTACCAAACCATATTACTGGAAAGGGAGTAATAAAGGCTATTAGGGAACTATATCCTCAATCTAATATAGTGGCCATAGATTATGATCCAGGTGCCAGCGAAGTAAACCAATTGAATAGGATTAAACTCATGTTATCCACGGCTCATGATAATGTGGAATCCAAAAAGGAGATAGATGACATTGTAACTCATTTGTAACGACTTTTTAGGAGGCAGATGGTATTATTATAATTGAAAATATAACAATATAGTTTAGGACAGAATAAGGATAACAAAATAGCGAAAGAGGTAATAGAGTATGAAAAAAGTTATTTTAATACTAATTAGTTCTATCCTATTAATAACCATGATTACAGGCTGCAATGGGGAGGATATAAATGAAATAAGTAATCAATTGGTGGAGGATATGGAGTCAAATAAAACAGAAAAAGTTGTAGAAAATGATGAAGAAAAGATAATGAAAGACTTTAATAATGCGATAAAAGGTGATATTGAGCCTTTCTTATTGGTGAAACTAATAGATGATATTATTGATAAGGTAAAAGTGGATTATGCCATTGAAATGGTATTGAAACTAGAAGAAATCCAAGGAAACTATATAGAGAGGTATACAGAGGAATTATTTATGGAAGAGTATCAGATGGAACTAATTACCCTGTCTGATGTTTTTGATTCGGAATTAGCAGATAAGGAATATGCCAGTGAAGATTATCTATTCTTTAGTGTGGATAAAATAAAAGATATTAAGAACGAGAGTTTAAAGCAGTTGGTTGAAAAAATAATACAGGGAAAATATAAGCTCATCAATATGGAGGGAGCATATTACCCAATTATTGATTATGAAGGATTAAAGGTATATGAAGCTTATCTATCGGAGGATATAAAGGAATATATAGATTTAAAATCGATGGAGTCAAATATGCCCGTTATATTAGATGGAGGAATAACTATTTCATTTGATGAGTTGGCTGAAAGGCTTATAAGAACTGAGAATTATTTGTTGAAATATCCAGATAGTGTAAAGCATGAAGAAATACTAAGATTATATGGAGTATATTTGAAATTCTACTTTGAAGGTTCACCTAATACATTAATATATGATTATGAAACTAAAACAATTAAAGAACATGTATTAGCAAGTTATGAAAAGGTAAAAAATATGGAGGGAACCATAACATCTGGAATAGTTTCAAAATACTTAGATATTATAAAGGAAAATGACAATTTAATAGATGAAAATGTACTATCTAAGGTAACTGAACTTCATAGTTTGGCTATTGCTACTTTGGAAGAACAAAATTAAAACCCACCATTGGTCTAGTTCTACCCCCAAAACCTTCTAAAAGAACTAGACCTTTTTTTAAAATCTTTCTAAAGGCTTGTTAAGTGGAGTATAATATATATGAGGATTATGTAAGGAGGGTTTTAAATGAAGAAGATACTACTGTTGTTAGCAGAAGGTTTTGAAGAGGTGGAAGCTCTCACCACGGTAGATTATTTAAGACGAATGGACATAGTAGTGGATACCTGTTCTATTCATGGGGAAAAAAAGGTTATGGGAGCTCACAGGATAGCTGTGGAAGCGGATAAGACTTTAGCAGAAATAGACAGCTCAAAGGATTATGACGGAGTGGTTCTACCGGGAGGTTTGCCAGGTGCTACTAATCTAAGGGATGATGAAAGGGTAATAGAATTAGTACAAGAGTTTAATGAAGAGGGAAAAATAGTAGCGGCCATTTGTGCAGCTCCTATAGTTCTTGAAAGAGCGGGAATAATAAAAGATAAAAAGGTTACTTCTTATCCCGGATTTGAAGAGGATCTGAAGGGAAGCCAATACCTAGAAGATCTAGTGGTGCAGGATGGGAATATTATAACAGCTAGAGGTCCAGCGGTAGCAGTTTACTTTGCTTTGAGCATAGTGGAAAACTTAGTAGGTGCAGATAAGAAAGAGGAGCTTAAGAAGGATATTTTACTTAATATGGTGGAAGAACAGATTTGTAAATAGATTTTAACTTTGATAAGATAGGCGGTTTTCGCCTATTTTTCTTTTTTTAAATGTATTATAATATAGATTAAGATGAACTTGAAGGAGGCTAAGCATGAAGTTAAATAGAGAATTTTATAGTAGAAACACCTTAACAGTGGCAAAGGAACTATTAGGAAAGGTGCTGGTACATAATATAAATGGTGAAAAATTAAAAGGAATAATAGTGGAGACGGAAGCTTATTTGGGTATTAGGGACAAAGCAGCACATGCCTATGGAGGAAGAAAAACTAAAAGAGTGGAAGCCATGTATGGGTTGCCGGGTACTGCTTATGTTTATCTAATATATGGGCTGTATTATTGTTTCAATATTGTTACGGAAAAGGAAGGGGTTCCAGAGGCAGTTTTAATTAGGGCAATTGAGCCTATTGAAGGATTAGATTTAATGGCTAAGAATAGATTTGGAATAAGCTATGATAATTTAACTAAATATCAAAAAAAGAATTTAACTAATGGTCCAGGCAAGCTTACCAGAGCTTTAAATATAGATAAGGCTTTAAATATGATAGATCTATGCGGTGATAGATTATATCTGGAAGAAGGAGATAATAGTGAATTTAATATAGTAGAGACTACAAGGATAGGCATTGATTATGCTGAAGAAGCTAAGGACTTCCCCTACAGGTTCTACATCCAAGGAAATTCTTATGTATCCAAATTGTAAACTTATTTTAATTGAAAAAGGCCCCTATATCTAGTATATTTAGATGGAGGCTGTAAATATTGGGGGGTAAGAGATGAAGAAAAAATTTTGGACAGCTTTTTTAATATCCTTGATAGTTTTTTCTGCTATATTTGCTACAATTGGACATCACGTACTTAATATGGATTCCACAGCTTATCAAGGAGAGGATGAGGAAGATTTAGAAACTGAGAAAAAAATAGAGGATAAAGGTGAAATATTATTCCTACTGATGGGAATAGATGATCAAGATGGTACTGGTGGTGTAGCCAGTGTAAAGAAAAAGAAGATAGAAGGAGAAAATAGGCATAAACCAACGGGGAAACGAACGGATACCATGATCCTCTGTAAATATAATTTTAACACTGGGGATATTACCATGTTATCCATTCCTAGGGATAGCAGAGTTAATATAAGAGGGAGAAAATCCATGGAAAAGATTAACCATGCTCATTCCCATGGAGGACCTTACCTTGCTCTTGAAACCGTAAAGGATTTTTTGAATATAAATTTGGAATACTATGTAACGGTGGACTATTTAGCGGTAAAGGAAATAGTAAATGCTATTGGAGGAGTGGAAATAGACATACCTGAAAGGATGTACTATTACGATCCAATGGATAAACCACCATTGTTAATAGATTTTCAGCCTGGATTACAGACCTTAGATGGAGAAGATGCAATAAGGTTTTTAAGGTACAGACCAAAGGATAAAGGGGATTTAGGAAGAGTTGAAAACCAAAAATTATTCATGAAGGAATTTATAAAGCAAACTTTAAAGCCTAGAAATATTATTAAATTGCCTAAAATGATAAAAACCTATTACGACTATGTGGATACCAATATACCTATAAATGTAATATTAAAAGGAGTAGGGACCGCTAATAAAATAGATTTGGAAAATATCAATACCAATGTAATACCGGGAGTAGGTAAATATATAGAAGGCCAATCCTTCTTTATTCCCGATGAGGAGGACACTAGAAAGTTAGTAGAGGAGTTATTTGGAGATTTTTTATTGGATTAATCCTGTTATTTATTGAAGGAGGTTGCTATGCAAGCGGATGAATTGAGAAAGGATAGGAAAAAGGAGCATATAGATTATTTTCTAAAATCTACTTTTAAAAGCTCCACCCTTTTTGAGGATGTATTTATAGAACATAATTCCCTACCAGAATTGGACTTAGGTGAAATAGATACTAAGACGCGCTTTTTAGACAAGAATATCGATTATCCTATAATGATAAATGCTATGACTGGAGGAACTGAGTTTTCCCGGGAAATAAACAAAAGCCTGTCAAAAATTGCAAAGGAATACAAAATCCCCATGGCTGTTGGTTCTCAAACCATAGCCTTAAGGGATGAGGACAGCTATGATTCCTTTAAAATAGTTAGAAAAACTATCGGAAGTGAAGGGGTAGTAATTGCAAATTTAAATGGCTATGCTACTTTAGAGGATGTAAAGTTTGTCATGGACTTAATTGAAGCAGATGGGCTTCAAATTCATTTAAATCCTGCGCAAGAATTGGTAATGAAGGAAGGGGATAGGAACTTTAGAGGCATATTAAATAATATTGAAAAAATAGCTTCTAATATAGAAAAGCCAGTTATAGTTAAAGAAGTTGGCTTTGGTATATCCATGGAAGTAGCCAAAAGATTATATGATATAGGAATAAGGTATATTGATGTATCGGGGAAAGGCGGCACCAATTTTATAGAAATTGAGGACAGAAGGTATAATGAATTAGATTTTACAGATATCTATTCCTGGGGAATTCCAACTGCATTAAGCCTACTCAAATGTAGGAGAATAGGAGAGGATTTAACGCTAATAGCCAGTGGTGGAATTAGAACTAGCTTGGACATATTGAAATCATTAGTGCTAGGAGCAAGTCTTGTGGGCATAAGTGGCATGATTTTAAGGGAGTTAATAGGTGGGGGTTACGAAGGGGCTAATAAGTATATGGAAGGTTTAACCTATAAATTAAAGGCATTGATGCTGTTAACGGGAAGTAAAAATGTTGAAGAATTAAAAAAGCTCCCCTATAGTGTAAAAGGAGAGCTTAAAGATTTGCTTATGCATTAAAAACCTCCTGCTCCGCCACCGCCAGCACCAGCACCTCCACCACCAGAAAATCCACCGCCACTTCCTGATGAGGTAACGGTTGAGAAGGAATTATTCAAACTACTTTGGAAGGAGTTTTGCCCCTTAGATCCAGTATAATAATACCAATATGCCCAATGACCGGGGATATTGCTTTCTGGAATCAAATTTTTAAAATTCTTTAGAGAATTGAAGTTAACTCCTAAAGCTAAGGCATATATTAATGAGGTATCCAAGGGTAAAGAAAGGTCTTTAATGTTAAGGCTGTCTTTGACCCTTTTCATATCCCTTATAAAATATCGCCATTTTTTGTACTGTATATATCCATAATCGGATTTTCTGAAGAAAAGGATTACTCCATATATTAATGCGAACATGGAAACAAATATCAGAATTATCCCGTAATATGCAT includes these proteins:
- a CDS encoding PspA/IM30 family protein, whose product is MSILTRFKDIMASNINALLDKAEDPEKMIDQILRNLNKDLGSVKAETASIMAEEQRAKRELEECRAEMDKMEKYAIKALEANNENDARKFLERKASLAKKELELQEAYKLSQDNVTRMREMHDKLVKDIEELESRKAILKGKMAVAKAQERINKIGSSVTSASRSISAFERMEEKVNRALDEANAMAELNSGPKDDIKDLIAKYDNTEIDVEDELAELKKRLNKQ
- a CDS encoding TFIIB-type zinc ribbon-containing protein, with amino-acid sequence MVIHYKCPNCGSDMAFDSESGTLSCDSCERKDRIEEFPTEYIRTSFSEGEAKEYHCKNCGAALITDKDTSATTCSFCGTGVVLLDRLSGVLAPSKVIPFTISKEKAMNAFRAWCRNGLLTPKGFMTAERIKGITGMYVPFWLYDLNCRAQVQALCTKVRTYTRGDYIYTETSYYDVYRDINIDYKKVPVDASEKMTDELMDKLEPYNYDQLKEFNTPYLAGYIAEKYSYDDDELLPRAKSKIKGYVESFISSTIVGYSTVNYTRKDIDTRKRNAYYTLLPVWMVYYDYNNKEYIFAMNGQTGKVVGKPPISYAKVASWFGGIAGSVFIILKMIALIMGGGL
- a CDS encoding 2-hydroxyacyl-CoA dehydratase, with protein sequence MKFRLGLDVGSTTVKLVALNSSYDIVYSVYKRHYSDVKNSVKDVIFDAYKRFKNEAITIMVTGSGGLSVHKWLNIPFIQEVVASTTGIKKFIPETDVAIELGGEDAKITYLDGNVEQRMNSICAGGTGAFIDQMASLIETDAEGLNGLAKNYNTIYSIASRCGVFAKTDVQALINQGVSKEDIAASIFQSVVNQTISNLACGRPIKGRVAFLGGPLHFLSELRKRYIETLELREDEVIFPENSQLFVAIGAAIASEEEKPISFEELKDRVLDDKVVIESEIKKLRPLFLDGEELEEFKKEHITHKMKYMDISEHRGKCFLGIDAGSTTTKAILIDEDNNILYSYYGNNKGKPLDLTAKILNEIYDKLPEGERITYSAVTGYGEDFIKAALGIDIGEVETMAHYKAALFFEPKVDFILDIGGQDMKCLRIKDGVIDSILLNEACSSGCGSFLETFAHSLNMSVEDFLNEGLLAKNPVDLGSRCTVFMNSKVKQAQKEGATVGDIAAGLSYSVIKNAIQKVIKIRDPEELGEHIVVQGGTFYGDAIVRAFELISNRKVIRPDIPGLMGALGAALIAKERYEEGKESTILLKDQLNGFSYRTKTANCGRCGNNCSLTINIFSDGSRYITGNRCEKGLGIIKSDEEIPNLFEYKYKRTFGYKSLSKEEAKRGIVGIPRVLNMYENYPFWHTFFTDLGFRVVLSTESNRGVYEKGIASIPSETACYPAKITHGHIMNLIEKDIDFIFYPAIFYEQKEDRGVDNHLNCPVVIGYSEVIKHNVDEIMKGDVLFLNPFLSFDSKSGLKKRLKEELSMFDIPSREINRAVDKAWNEMLAYKKDIEKKGEETIELIRKKGIKGIVLAGRPYHIDPEINHGIPELITSLGMAVLTEDSIAHLAQVERPLRVLDQWVYHSRLYRAASFVSTQDNLELIQLNSFGCGLDAVTTDQVEEILQGNGKIYTVLKIDEVSNLGAAKIRIRSLYAALEERGKIVSTVDKKYKPIEKLPFTKEMRKTHTILAPQMAPIHFGILQEALNSCGYNIEFLPTADPKAVDEGLKYVNNDACYPSIITVGQFIAALKSGKYDSNNVSLLMTQTGGVCRASNYVGFIRKALKDAGFGHVPVIAISAQGIETNPGFTYSLGMLRKGIMAILYGDLIMRLLYKVRPYEKIKGSANILAKHWIEKCSEAVKIGDKEEYVKNINQMVKDFDELEIDENLIKPKVGIVGEILVKYHPMANNNLVDLLESEGAEVVVPDLTDFLIYSSYNTTFKYKYLSKGLLSKIGGDMVIKYIERYRRPIREALRNSNRFDEPSTVEELVREAERLVSIGNQYGEGWLLTAEMLELIQMGAENIVCTQPFGCLPNHITGKGVIKAIRELYPQSNIVAIDYDPGASEVNQLNRIKLMLSTAHDNVESKKEIDDIVTHL
- a CDS encoding TPM domain-containing protein, producing MRSKIYLKLILFVALIFTITVSSQAGAFHTKRRIYDFAGLLNGEEIEELESISEKYSAKRETDFIILTYSDPKGKDIVEYMQDFYDEEALGYDKPHGNAAILTVDMKNREVYLAGFYKGEKYLDDYRLDLIRDKITSDLSRGDYFNAFHTFIKTSYKYMGIRPGVNPNNILFNLWFQIAASLGIAGIAVGIMALNSGGRITVNAATYQDSVNTRVIDRRDVHLRTTVTKRRKPSNNKSNSGGGSGGIRSGGGVTKGGHSHSGSRGKF
- a CDS encoding SPFH domain-containing protein, translated to MVFFRKQFANVVEWEEFRDDMIFWKWTNREIKKGSKLIIRPGQDAIFLFNGKIEGIFKDEGEYDIESQIIPFLSTLKGFKFGFNTGMRAEVLFVNTKEFIVKWGTKNAINIPTLGLPGGLPIRANGTFTFKVNDYIALIDKIAGVRNSYLVEDVKLRITAILDQLLMKWITKEGKDMFNLQANAFDIGKGIKEDLDMEVLDDGLTITGFNIISFSYPEEIQEMINKTASHNMVGDINRYQQISMVEGISSGKVKGGGAASDMAGMMIGMNVAKELMENMNKGEKEQVKEKPNFCPNCGQKTGEGNFCSNCGKKLV